A single genomic interval of Hafnia alvei harbors:
- a CDS encoding RidA family protein, whose protein sequence is MSGYNEVLARNTQNAPSDIELHSQTVAFSHYNNFSVQLPIDPKSGELVAGGIKEQAGQCFNNIKAVVESIEHVMSDIIRITIFVKNIKDADAVGIVYKSFFPTYVPALTVVAVDALPMGALVQIEALLSNGEGTIPNAPQTGDLIKLINNTVNAPVSSLSSQTVAFSHYNNLSAQLPINPITGRVVEGGIKEQTKQCLKNIKAIVDSIDVSFDDIVKISIFLRNLSDLEAVNEVYATFFPDSAIARTLGYVPARAVIVASGLPMGALVQIEAVVSHGDGTPPQAVEDRHGLIVEPHNTDNAPKCPLSTQTVAFSHYNHLSAQLPIDAKSGKLVAGGVKEQAEQCLKNIKAIIESIEHTMGDVVKVNIALKHIADISAVDSVYTTFFPSGTPARRIIGVSALPKDALIQIEVVVANEEGTPPKA, encoded by the coding sequence CAATGAAGTCTTAGCAAGAAACACGCAGAATGCACCAAGCGATATCGAACTCCATTCACAAACTGTCGCATTTTCTCATTATAATAATTTTTCAGTTCAGTTGCCTATTGATCCAAAATCAGGTGAATTGGTCGCAGGTGGTATAAAAGAGCAGGCCGGGCAGTGTTTTAACAATATTAAAGCCGTTGTAGAAAGCATCGAACATGTTATGAGTGATATTATTCGTATCACTATATTCGTTAAGAATATCAAAGATGCTGACGCCGTAGGTATAGTTTATAAATCATTCTTCCCAACCTATGTTCCCGCCCTAACGGTTGTTGCGGTTGATGCTTTGCCTATGGGGGCGTTAGTGCAAATTGAAGCACTTCTCTCAAACGGAGAGGGCACAATTCCAAACGCCCCACAAACTGGCGACCTGATAAAGCTTATAAATAACACGGTAAATGCGCCAGTGAGTTCTCTATCTTCACAAACAGTCGCTTTTTCTCATTATAATAATCTTTCGGCCCAATTACCTATTAATCCGATAACCGGCAGAGTGGTAGAGGGGGGGATTAAAGAGCAAACTAAGCAGTGTTTAAAGAATATTAAAGCTATTGTAGACAGTATTGACGTGTCCTTTGATGACATTGTGAAGATAAGTATTTTCCTGAGAAACCTTTCGGATCTTGAAGCCGTCAACGAAGTTTATGCTACATTTTTTCCCGACTCAGCGATTGCCCGAACCTTGGGCTATGTTCCAGCACGAGCGGTGATTGTTGCGTCAGGGTTACCTATGGGGGCTTTGGTGCAAATTGAAGCCGTGGTGTCACACGGCGACGGTACACCGCCGCAGGCCGTTGAAGATAGACATGGGCTCATTGTAGAACCACACAATACGGACAATGCGCCAAAATGCCCTCTGTCTACACAGACTGTCGCTTTTTCTCATTACAACCATTTGTCAGCTCAACTGCCTATTGATGCCAAATCCGGCAAATTAGTCGCCGGTGGTGTCAAAGAGCAGGCTGAGCAATGCCTTAAAAATATTAAGGCAATTATAGAGAGCATCGAGCACACGATGGGTGACGTTGTTAAAGTTAATATCGCCCTTAAACATATTGCAGATATTTCCGCAGTAGATAGCGTTTACACAACATTCTTCCCAAGTGGTACTCCTGCACGAAGAATTATTGGCGTATCTGCTTTACCTAAAGATGCGCTAATCCAGATAGAGGTTGTTGTCGCAAATGAGGAAGGAACGCCGCCGAAGGCATAA
- the dxs gene encoding 1-deoxy-D-xylulose-5-phosphate synthase has translation MSFDIAKYPTLALVEDPNDLRLLPKESLPKLCDELRQYLLNSVSRSSGHFASGLGTVELTVALHYIYNTPFDSLIWDVGHQAYPHKILTGRRDRIATIRQKGGLHPFPWRDESEYDVLSVGHSSTSISAGLGMAVAAEREGKNRRTVCVIGDGAITAGMAFEAMNHAGDIKADMLVILNDNEMSISENVGALNNHLAQLLSGKLYSSLREGGKKVLSGLPPIKELVKRTEEHLKGMVVPGTLFEELGFNYIGPVDGHDVQGLAATLKNMRDLKGPQLLHIMTKKGKGYAPAEKDPISWHAVPKFDPASGTLPKNSGGLPTYSKIFGDWLCETALDDSKLMAVTPAMREGSGMVRFSKEYPQQYFDVAIAEQHAVTFAAGLAIGGYKPVVAIYSTFLQRAYDQVIHDVALQKLPVMFAIDRSGIVGADGQTHQGAFDISFLRCIPNMVIMTPSDENECRQMLHTGHQYQEGPTAVRYPRGSGTGAALEPLACLPIGKGIVRRQGEKVAILNFGTLMPDALIAAEQLNATVADMRFVKPLDEALVLELAATHDVLVTLEENAIMGGAGSGVNELLMAKRKVVPVLNLGLPDKFIPQGTQAEALHEIELDSAGIVSQIERWLQD, from the coding sequence ATGAGTTTTGATATAGCCAAATACCCGACACTCGCACTGGTTGAAGATCCTAACGATCTTCGCCTACTGCCGAAAGAAAGCCTGCCAAAGCTGTGCGACGAACTTCGTCAGTATCTGCTCAATAGCGTTAGCCGCTCTAGCGGGCACTTTGCCTCAGGGCTAGGGACCGTAGAACTGACGGTCGCGCTGCACTATATCTATAACACCCCATTTGATTCACTAATTTGGGATGTCGGCCATCAGGCATATCCGCATAAAATCCTGACTGGGCGCCGCGATCGCATTGCAACCATCCGCCAAAAAGGCGGTTTACATCCGTTCCCATGGCGCGATGAAAGTGAGTACGACGTGCTCAGCGTGGGCCACTCTTCGACATCCATCAGTGCTGGATTGGGGATGGCCGTTGCCGCCGAACGGGAAGGTAAAAACCGTCGCACAGTTTGTGTCATTGGCGATGGTGCTATCACAGCAGGCATGGCTTTTGAAGCCATGAACCACGCCGGCGATATCAAAGCGGACATGCTCGTTATTCTGAATGATAATGAAATGTCGATCTCCGAAAATGTGGGCGCGTTGAATAACCATTTGGCCCAATTGCTCTCCGGCAAACTCTATTCCAGCCTGCGTGAAGGTGGGAAAAAAGTGCTATCCGGCTTACCACCGATCAAAGAGCTGGTAAAACGTACCGAAGAGCACCTTAAAGGCATGGTTGTCCCTGGCACCTTGTTCGAAGAACTCGGTTTTAACTACATTGGCCCCGTTGATGGGCATGATGTGCAAGGCTTGGCCGCCACGCTAAAAAACATGCGTGATTTAAAAGGCCCACAGCTGCTGCATATTATGACCAAAAAAGGCAAAGGCTACGCCCCTGCCGAAAAAGATCCTATCAGCTGGCACGCGGTACCTAAATTCGATCCAGCCAGCGGTACCTTGCCAAAAAATTCAGGTGGATTACCAACCTACTCCAAAATATTTGGCGACTGGCTGTGTGAAACGGCGCTCGACGACAGCAAATTAATGGCTGTCACGCCCGCCATGCGTGAAGGGTCTGGCATGGTGCGGTTCTCGAAAGAATACCCGCAGCAATATTTTGACGTTGCGATTGCCGAACAGCACGCCGTCACATTCGCCGCTGGCTTAGCCATCGGTGGCTATAAACCGGTCGTCGCCATTTACTCCACGTTCCTGCAACGTGCCTATGACCAAGTCATTCACGATGTGGCGCTGCAAAAGCTTCCGGTGATGTTTGCTATCGATCGCAGCGGTATCGTAGGCGCCGACGGGCAAACGCATCAGGGTGCCTTTGATATCTCATTCCTGCGCTGTATCCCTAACATGGTCATCATGACACCAAGTGATGAAAATGAATGCCGCCAGATGCTGCACACCGGGCATCAATATCAGGAAGGCCCAACGGCTGTACGTTATCCGCGAGGTTCAGGCACGGGGGCAGCGTTAGAACCTTTAGCCTGTTTGCCAATTGGCAAAGGCATTGTTCGTCGTCAGGGAGAGAAAGTCGCCATACTGAACTTCGGCACGTTAATGCCAGATGCATTAATCGCCGCCGAACAGCTAAATGCCACCGTCGCTGACATGCGCTTTGTTAAACCACTTGATGAAGCATTAGTGTTGGAACTGGCCGCGACGCACGATGTGCTAGTGACGCTAGAGGAAAATGCCATTATGGGCGGTGCCGGTAGCGGCGTGAATGAACTGCTGATGGCTAAGCGTAAAGTCGTCCCTGTACTTAACCTTGGTTTACCCGATAAATTTATCCCGCAGGGTACTCAGGCTGAAGCATTGCATGAAATCGAACTTGATTCGGCAGGCATCGTCAGCCAGATCGAGCGTTGGTTACAAGACTAA
- a CDS encoding Hcp family type VI secretion system effector produces the protein MPTPCYISIQGKTQGNITSGAFTSDSVGNIYVQGHEDQMLVQEFEHIVTVPTDPQSGQPSGQRVHKPFRFTVALNKAVPLLYNALASGEMLPKVELKWYRTSIEGKQEHFFSTILDDATIVDIDCHMPHCQDAVKAEFTQLVKVSLAYRKITWEHTVSGTSGADDWRAPSES, from the coding sequence ATGCCTACTCCATGTTATATCTCCATCCAAGGTAAAACGCAGGGAAATATTACGTCTGGCGCATTCACTTCTGATTCTGTGGGTAACATTTACGTTCAGGGCCATGAAGACCAAATGCTAGTGCAGGAATTTGAACACATTGTGACTGTACCAACCGACCCACAGTCAGGTCAGCCTTCTGGCCAGCGTGTTCATAAGCCGTTTCGTTTCACCGTTGCGTTGAACAAAGCCGTGCCTTTGCTATATAACGCATTAGCTTCAGGCGAGATGTTGCCGAAAGTTGAGCTGAAATGGTATCGCACTTCCATTGAGGGTAAACAAGAGCATTTCTTCTCAACCATTTTGGATGATGCCACAATTGTTGATATTGATTGCCACATGCCACACTGCCAAGATGCCGTTAAAGCTGAATTCACTCAGTTAGTCAAAGTGTCTTTGGCATATCGTAAAATTACTTGGGAACATACCGTTTCCGGTACTTCTGGTGCCGATGACTGGCGTGCGCCAAGCGAGTCTTAA
- the ispA gene encoding (2E,6E)-farnesyl diphosphate synthase, with protein MVVFEQLLKTYHQRADAALIHYIDPLPFSDGQLVAAMRYGALLGGKRLRPFLVYATGEMFGLSLDNLDAPAAAVECIHAYSLMHDDLPAMDDDNLRRGQPTSHIKFGEAHAILAGDALQTLAFSILADSPMPAVAVTDRLAMLSELAQASGVAGMCGGQALDLEAEGKRVDLQALEQIHSHKTGALIRCAIRMGALAAGDTGRAALPLLDRYAQAIGLAFQVQDDILDVIGDSAKTGKPQGSDQELEKSTYPALLGLEQAQNKALDLYKDAIHVLEELEQHHSIDTLALKSLASFIIERDN; from the coding sequence ATGGTTGTTTTTGAACAGTTACTCAAAACCTATCATCAACGCGCCGATGCCGCGTTAATACACTATATTGACCCACTGCCCTTTTCTGACGGGCAATTGGTCGCAGCAATGCGCTATGGTGCACTGCTCGGCGGAAAACGTCTTCGCCCTTTCTTGGTGTATGCCACCGGCGAAATGTTCGGCCTTTCGTTAGATAATCTGGATGCCCCCGCTGCGGCCGTTGAATGCATTCACGCCTATTCGCTGATGCATGACGATTTACCCGCTATGGACGACGATAATCTGCGTCGTGGTCAGCCCACCAGCCATATTAAATTTGGTGAAGCCCACGCGATTTTGGCCGGCGATGCGCTGCAAACGCTGGCGTTCTCGATTCTAGCCGATAGCCCAATGCCTGCGGTTGCCGTTACCGATAGATTGGCGATGCTTAGCGAACTGGCGCAGGCCAGCGGCGTGGCAGGCATGTGCGGTGGCCAAGCGTTAGATTTAGAGGCCGAAGGTAAACGCGTTGATTTGCAGGCGCTTGAGCAAATTCATAGCCACAAAACCGGGGCATTGATCCGCTGTGCTATTCGTATGGGGGCCTTGGCCGCCGGCGATACCGGACGCGCTGCGCTGCCGTTGTTAGACCGTTACGCTCAGGCCATCGGACTTGCATTCCAAGTACAAGACGACATTTTAGATGTTATCGGTGACAGCGCTAAAACGGGCAAACCTCAGGGCTCAGATCAAGAATTAGAAAAAAGCACTTACCCTGCATTGCTCGGCCTCGAACAGGCCCAAAATAAAGCGCTCGATCTGTATAAAGATGCAATACATGTTCTCGAAGAGCTTGAGCAACACCACAGCATTGATACTCTGGCGTTAAAATCCTTAGCCAGTTTCATCATTGAGCGCGATAATTAA